CTGTTCACCCCCAAAAGACTCTCCGCCGCCTTATTGAGCTTTACAAAACAAAGGGTTTCGGCCTCTTTCACAAAGATCATATCCGGGATGTTCTCGATGATGCTGTTCAGGAATTGCTCATTCCTCCGAATTTCCTTTTCCTTTTCCCTCAACATTTGATTTGTGGTCTCCAAAACCAGCATTTTGTGTTCGAGCTTACTGAAAAGGATCTCGTTATGCCGTCTGAAGAACTCCATTTCTTCACCCAGTGGCTTTATCGGTTCGGGCCTTGCCGCATCCTTTTGTTCCAATAGTTCATTCACTATATCCATCAATATATCCGGGTCCTGAGGTTTGAGAATGAAGCGTTCCGCGCCGAGATCCAGTGCAAATCTTTCGTCTTTTGGTTCCGTATATGTGGCCGTGTAAAATATGAACGGGATATGCCTGAGCCGCTCATCTGATTTGCAGCGCCGGCATAAGGCATAGCCGTCCATGATCGGCATTAAAATGTCTGAAACGATCATGTCAGGAGAGTCCGCAAGGGCCTTCTCAAGGGCATCCTTGCCATTTTCCGCCATGATGATATCCAGGCCCTCTTTCTCCAATAAACTTTTCAGCATATAAAGGTTGTCGCTGTTGTCGTCGACAATGAGGACTTTCTTTTGCATCTATTCCTCGCTTTTGTTTATGCCCATGGACAGATATTTTTCCACCTGGGCACCAATATTGTCGGGATCGATCGGTTTTTCAATATAGCCGCTGCAACCTGCTTCCATTGCTTTCTCTTTATCACCGGGCATGGCATAGGACGTCACCGCAACTACGGGTGTGTCTGCAAGACCTGAATTCCGCCTTAAGGCACGCGCAACAGCGTAACCGTCCATGACGGGCAACTGGATGTCAAGAAGGATGAGATCCGGCTTTATAGAGAACCCCATGTCAATCCCTTCCTGCCCATCTCGCGCCGCGAAGACCTCATAACCATACTTCTTCAGGATAAACGATATGAGATAGAGGTTCTGTTCGTTGTCCTCGATAATAAGGATTCTTTTCTTCATGGCAAACCCCTCTCTATTGGAAGACTGAAACTGAAGGTGCTCCCCTTTTTCCATGTGCTTTCAACCCATATATCTCCATTCATCAGCTGCACAAGTTTCATGCAAATGGAAAGGCCCAACCCGGTCCCTTCGTATTTGCGAGCTAAACCGCTGTCGATCTGGAGAAATGGTTTGAAGACCCTTTCAATGTCCTCATTGCGAATACCAATGCCGGTATCTGTTACATGTGTGATAACGATCCCTTCATTGGCTGAACAGTTTACAGTCACGCCCCCCTGTTCGGTAAATTTGATGGCATTGCTCAAAAGATTGAGAAGCACCTGTTCAACCCGGCGCATGTCACCTCTTATTATGCCTATATCCGAAGCAACATCGATGGTTAAGCCCAGACCTTTTTTCTCGGCAAGCGGCCGGACGGTCTGCTCGACTTTTTGAATTGATATGCGCAGGTCGAATGGTTCATGCTCAACCTGGAGCTGCCCTGCCTCTATCTTTGAGATATCGAGCACATCATTGATCAGTGACAGCAGGTGGTGCGCACTGTTTCGCACCATATTCAATTGTTTTTTCTGCTCCTCATTGAGCTGTCCAACTAGCCCTCTTAACAGAATGCCGGTAAAGCCTATGATGGAGTTGAGAGGTGTACGGAGTTCATGGGACATGGTGGCGAGAAAGGCTGATTTCAGCCTGTCGGCTGCTTCGGCTGCTTCCTTCGCTTTTTCAAGCTCCTGTGTCCTTGTTCGAACGAGGTCTTCAAGGTGAAGCCGGTATTCATCCAGTTCCTTCTCCGCCAGTTTGCGCTCAGTGATGTTCTGAGAAGTGGTTTCATAGTAAAGTATGGTGCCCGACGTGTCACGGATGACACGTGCATTCATGGAGACC
The DNA window shown above is from Syntrophorhabdaceae bacterium and carries:
- a CDS encoding response regulator encodes the protein MKKRILIIEDNEQNLYLISFILKKYGYEVFAARDGQEGIDMGFSIKPDLILLDIQLPVMDGYAVARALRRNSGLADTPVVAVTSYAMPGDKEKAMEAGCSGYIEKPIDPDNIGAQVEKYLSMGINKSEE